One part of the Halobacteriovoraceae bacterium genome encodes these proteins:
- a CDS encoding response regulator, which translates to MAIDSESRILIIDDFEMLLIAMRKALENLGFKNIDQAEDGTTAWQMIESAKNNGEPYALIFSDWTMPEMSGMDLFRKIKIDNAIKTTPFVMVTAESEKKNVMSALSEGVTEYIVKPCTIESLEKKITIINKKLEK; encoded by the coding sequence ATGGCAATTGATTCAGAAAGTAGAATTCTCATTATAGATGACTTTGAAATGCTTCTCATCGCAATGAGGAAAGCACTTGAAAATTTAGGTTTTAAAAATATCGATCAAGCAGAAGATGGAACAACAGCATGGCAAATGATTGAAAGTGCAAAAAACAATGGAGAGCCTTATGCTTTAATATTTTCAGATTGGACAATGCCGGAAATGTCAGGAATGGATTTATTTAGAAAAATAAAAATTGATAATGCGATAAAAACAACTCCTTTTGTGATGGTCACTGCCGAGTCAGAGAAAAAAAATGTAATGTCTGCACTTAGTGAAGGAGTCACTGAATATATTGTGAAGCCTTGTACAATAGAGAGTTTAGAGAAAAAAATAACAATAATAAATAAAAAGTTAGAAAAGTGA
- a CDS encoding IS481 family transposase, with amino-acid sequence MTSVNVTTKLVQNKLGLLNLAAELNNISKACKIMGVSRDTFYRYQEAKTTGGLEGLLDKPRNSPNFKNRTAPEIEKAVIQIAFDEPAYGQTRASNELKSKGLSISGAGVRGIWIRNNLETFKKRLENVEKIVAKEGKVLTEAQLKALEKKETEKEAHGEIETHHPGYLVSQDTFYVGTIKGVGRIYQQTVVDTYSKVSFAKLYQMKTAICAADILNDKVIPFFDEKNVPILRMLTDRGTEFCGRAEEHEYQLYLAIKDIDHTKTKARHPQTNGICERFHRTILDEFYQVAFRKKIYNSLEQLQADLDEFIYKFNNSRTHQGKMCNGRTPMETFNEGIKKWNDKNLSSYLQRGLDEKAVII; translated from the coding sequence ATGACTTCAGTCAATGTTACAACAAAATTAGTACAAAACAAACTAGGACTTTTAAACCTTGCTGCGGAATTAAATAATATCAGTAAGGCGTGCAAAATCATGGGAGTTTCCCGTGATACCTTTTATCGTTACCAAGAGGCCAAAACCACGGGTGGACTTGAAGGTCTTTTAGATAAACCAAGAAATTCACCGAATTTCAAAAATCGTACAGCACCAGAGATAGAAAAAGCAGTTATTCAAATAGCATTTGATGAACCTGCGTATGGACAGACGAGAGCATCTAATGAACTAAAATCGAAGGGACTTTCGATCTCAGGTGCCGGAGTGAGGGGAATTTGGATTAGAAACAATTTGGAAACTTTTAAAAAACGTCTTGAAAACGTTGAAAAAATCGTCGCTAAGGAGGGAAAAGTTTTAACAGAGGCACAGCTTAAAGCATTAGAGAAAAAAGAAACTGAAAAGGAGGCACATGGGGAAATTGAGACTCATCACCCTGGATATTTAGTTTCTCAAGACACTTTTTATGTCGGAACCATTAAAGGAGTTGGAAGAATATATCAACAAACGGTTGTGGACACATATTCGAAAGTCTCTTTTGCAAAACTTTATCAGATGAAGACAGCAATTTGTGCTGCAGATATTTTAAATGATAAAGTAATTCCATTTTTTGATGAAAAAAATGTCCCAATACTAAGAATGTTAACTGACCGAGGAACAGAGTTTTGTGGACGCGCAGAAGAGCATGAGTATCAACTCTATCTGGCCATAAAAGATATTGATCACACAAAAACCAAAGCAAGACACCCACAAACTAATGGAATATGTGAACGTTTTCATAGGACGATATTAGATGAGTTTTACCAAGTGGCCTTCAGGAAGAAAATTTATAATTCCCTTGAACAGCTTCAAGCAGACTTAGATGAATTTATTTATAAATTTAATAATAGTAGAACTCATCAGGGTAAGATGTGCAATGGAAGAACTCCAATGGAAACATTTAATGAAGGGATAAAAAAATGGAATGATAAAAATTTATCATCATATTTGCAAAGGGGGCTTGATGAAAAAGCAGTTATAATATAA
- a CDS encoding chemotaxis protein CheX, which yields MTIAQHLKLEERLVPHLVNAVMTTFKAMTEHAVEVGDVTWTRYPISKSFLSGHIGLIQDEAEGVLTCGFKEETVFYVIEKMFGLSFDEINKTVLSAVGEFTNLIYAPLKKVLNEQLGYDFKMAMPMVVVGADHAVFDIYQDGSLGYLTIPFSLDGRELFVQLMVRTNK from the coding sequence ATGACAATAGCTCAGCATTTAAAATTAGAAGAAAGACTCGTTCCACATCTTGTAAATGCAGTCATGACTACTTTTAAAGCTATGACTGAGCATGCTGTAGAAGTCGGAGATGTGACTTGGACCCGATATCCAATAAGTAAGTCGTTTTTGTCAGGTCATATTGGTCTCATTCAAGATGAAGCAGAGGGAGTTCTCACCTGTGGATTCAAAGAAGAAACAGTTTTTTATGTAATTGAAAAAATGTTTGGATTGTCTTTTGATGAAATCAACAAAACAGTCCTTTCGGCCGTCGGTGAGTTTACAAATTTGATCTACGCGCCACTTAAAAAGGTGCTAAATGAACAACTTGGCTATGATTTTAAAATGGCAATGCCCATGGTTGTTGTTGGAGCAGATCATGCTGTGTTTGATATTTACCAAGATGGAAGTTTGGGATACTTAACGATACCTTTTTCATTAGATGGGAGAGAACTATTCGTTCAACTTATGGTGAGAACGAATAAGTAA
- a CDS encoding A/G-specific adenine glycosylase, which yields MFEKLIQWSLSHYADLPWRKKRSLYGTLVSEIMLQQTTVGTVLNHYERFLHEFPDIKKLAQASENEILISWKGLGYYRRAKNLLSAAKIIDQKFNGKIPTDLETLLTIKGIGPYTANALISIGQDKKALALDANLERVLARFYNISIEKGPKLHKKIYELFYDDKILQIKKEISYRHLNEALMDLGRVFCQAKKASCELCSLNAQCQIFKSGANPLSIPFLKEKKTETFDLKLLRIVKKRGNKVLCYKKKSHEWLSGQNELPTFIISSGDKKIKQYPFVDFEVDLNTLPSYKTTITKYKITNYVLEDGKFPNTGYAFEDCTSKEINLSTASLKALKKIGHIY from the coding sequence ATGTTTGAAAAATTAATCCAATGGTCATTATCGCATTATGCAGATCTTCCGTGGAGAAAAAAGCGAAGCCTTTATGGAACGCTTGTCTCTGAAATAATGTTGCAACAAACGACTGTTGGAACGGTACTAAATCACTATGAACGTTTTTTGCATGAATTTCCAGATATTAAAAAACTTGCTCAGGCCTCTGAAAATGAAATACTCATTTCTTGGAAGGGATTAGGTTACTATCGTAGAGCAAAAAATTTGTTATCTGCTGCAAAAATTATTGATCAGAAATTTAATGGAAAGATTCCTACAGACTTAGAAACTTTACTCACCATCAAAGGAATAGGTCCCTATACCGCCAATGCTCTTATAAGCATTGGACAGGATAAAAAAGCTCTGGCACTTGATGCTAATTTAGAGAGAGTTCTTGCTCGATTTTATAACATTTCTATTGAAAAAGGGCCTAAGCTCCATAAAAAAATTTACGAACTATTCTATGATGACAAAATCCTTCAAATAAAAAAAGAAATCTCCTATAGGCATCTCAACGAGGCCCTAATGGATTTAGGAAGAGTTTTTTGTCAGGCCAAGAAAGCTTCATGTGAATTATGCTCATTAAACGCTCAGTGCCAAATTTTTAAAAGCGGTGCCAATCCTCTTTCAATTCCTTTTCTAAAAGAAAAAAAGACAGAAACATTTGATCTCAAACTTTTAAGAATTGTCAAAAAAAGGGGGAATAAAGTCTTGTGCTACAAAAAAAAATCTCATGAATGGTTAAGTGGTCAAAATGAATTACCTACTTTTATAATTTCAAGTGGAGATAAAAAGATAAAACAGTATCCTTTTGTCGATTTTGAGGTTGATTTAAATACTCTTCCTTCTTACAAAACAACAATTACCAAATATAAAATAACCAACTATGTTTTAGAGGATGGAAAATTTCCAAATACTGGTTATGCTTTTGAGGATTGTACTTCGAAAGAAATAAATCTTTCCACAGCTTCACTTAAGGCCCTAAAAAAAATTGGGCACATTTATTGA